Part of the Anoplopoma fimbria isolate UVic2021 breed Golden Eagle Sablefish chromosome 4, Afim_UVic_2022, whole genome shotgun sequence genome, AATTAATTTAAAGTCACACAAACATAAGTTTATGTGCTCAGACTTTTGCCTTTTCGTCGTGGTTGTTTACTGAGTCTGCTGTGGTGCCGCTTATCTGtgacttttatttaaacttaGCTCTTCAGTTTAatccacaaatacaaacacgCAGCACACACAATACCAAtgtaaacatgcacacagtgtCACTCAGGCACACTCATGCATGAGAAGTCGTGAGGACATTGTGTGTTAAAACGCTGTtataaaaatcaacatttgtttCCAAAGTCATCCGGGTTCAATGTGTATTGAATTTAGATAACGTGACCAGCAGGTGAAGGTCATGGCCTCCACCAGCTGTCACTGTGCTGGATTAATTACTGATTGATTTGGATAGGAGGCATGCAGTGATATCCAGTGGGCTGCATAGGAAAGCTGCAGGCCGTGGTTGTGTAGCAAAGCACTTGttagaaaaatatatcatttagaCAGTTTGTTTTGCACTTTACCACAGATCATTGACGAACCTGATTACTCCACAACCAGAGGCCGATGTTATTGTCCTGAACTGACATATGGCTGGATAGATATTACAGAATGATGATGTTACAGAATTAGTTTTTTAATGGTAATCTTTAAACAACAATGGGGCAAAGGGGCTTCATGGCTGACAGGCCATTGAAAACTAAGCCAGCAATAAACTCcctctttattttacttttgctgTAACCAGGTCAGTGAATTAAATTTGTCATCATATTGCCATAGTAGCCTTTGCATCAAGCGTATCAGCAGCTAATTGAAGGCCTTGGCTGAATAGATAAGGCTAATTGAATGCAGGATTATTACCTGCTAGTGTTTAGAGGAAATGACAAAGTGACCTGCAGTTGGCTGCTGCTCTTGTGGCTAGAATTGTCTTTGACTGTGCTCTTGCTTTCTTGAGGTGATGGACAACACGGAGATCCACGTGGTGCCCAACATCCTGATGATGGTGGGCCTGGCCTCCATCGGCACCAACTGGGTTGCGAGTCGCGTGTGTCAGGACTCCTTGGACCCGACCCGCTTCCCGCGTTGGAAAGTTCCCCTGCTGGCGTGGTTTGCTGTAGCTGCATTGATCTGTTGTCTGCTCATCGCTGTTGTGGTGCTCAGCTACGCCCTGCAGGGAAGCCTGGAGGAGTCCCTGAAGGTGGGGTCACTAGTAATGATTGTGACAGATCAAGAGGTAGAGGAGGTATCAGTAGATGTCTGTCTAATAACAAAATGGTGTTCGATGATCCTCaagcaaaacaataaattaaaccTTCTCACCCCTGAGAGGCTGTGAATAAGAGAGACATTGATGACAGATGAAAATGGAAGTGTTTATGGGGTTAAGAACAGAGAAAGTCTCATATTCCTTCAAGTTGAACGATGAATgcagataagataaaaaaaaaaagagaaccaaACTGTGTACATTTATCAGTATGACAGAAAACATTCATAACCAACATTTAAGTGAAGAATTAACGCTCTCATCCTTGTTTAATTGTTGCATTGAGACCAGAAATTTGCCCTTTAAATGAAGAGTTTTCAAATCTTTAAGGGATGTTAATGAATTAAGTTacaatgtgaattttttttaccaacaaacAAGACCTCATCTAATCAAACAGGtcaattttttttgaaatataaaacagaaaacagctgcaTCTTTGACATGCATTACAGTAAAACCACTGTTGAAAACATCAGATAAAACACCCCACTTCTTTCTCTTCATATCCTCTCTTTCGACTGTCAGGTCGGCCTGAGGAACGGCATTCGGTTCTACAAGGACACAGACGTGCCGGGTCGCTGCTTTCAGAAAGAGACCATTGATCGTCTGCAGATGGAGTTCCGCTGTTGTGGAAACAACAACTTCAAGGATTGGTTTGAAGTTCAGTGGGTCAGCAACAGATACCTGAACTTCACCTCCAAGGAAGTCAAGGAGTGAGTGACTCACAATACAGGGAGCAACAAGTTATGAGATGCAGGCTGGAggatgaaagagaagaaaaaggattGATGAGGGGTTTacaggaaagagaagagaaatcTAGATGAATGACAGATAAGTAGACTTCCCATccaaaaaggtcaaacaatATTATAGAGGGgatagagggagaaagagaatgaTTTTAGAGTAGAGGAAGAGTGTATTAAAAATAGATCTGGCCTTTACATTTGAAGAGAATGGATGGAAAGGTTGGTCATGAAGCAAGCAAAGAAAGGTTGGTCAAAGATGAAATCAGTGAAAAGGAATGCGTGAACAGAAAGGTTACGAGGTGAGGACACTTGAAGAGAGGAGCTGCTCATTTCTCACTAATCTTAAGTGTGTATTGAGCTAAAAGTCAGGCCTTTAacgtctctctcctctctccttacTCTTCCAATCTGTTTCCATCATCTGTCCACTCActgtccctccctcctctgtctccagtCGTATCCGGAGTAATGTGGACGGCCGTTACCTGTTGGACGGCATTCCTTTCAGCTGCTGTAACCCCACCTCCCCTCGCCCCTGCCTGCGGTACCACCTGACAGATAACAACGCCCACTTCAACTATGATTACCATTCCGAGGAACTCAACCTATACAACCGCGGATGTAGGCAGGCGCTGACCGACTACTACATTCAGCTGATGAACTCAACTGGTCCTGGTGTGCTGTCAGTCATCTTAATACAGGTGGGATACATGAtggcacacacacttttattctGTCTTTTGTGGTGAATACAGAATGTTTAATAACTGTCACAGTTTGGGACAGAattacaaacatacaaaattatttaataattgtcTCCTGAAGCACTGGCTGCCACCAAAAGCACCTGAAAGTAAACCTCGCTGACACACAATGATTTCTGTCTTTTAATCAAACATGCACTTTCACTCCTTTGCCAAATAACAGTATTGACAGCACAAACAAGGCCTCAAGCTGGAGCAGAACACTCATACACATGTTTAACAGTGCATCATTACACACTGCCTACAGCTAAACAAACAAtctattattttaaatgcagaggCTCAGCATGGTGTTTTTTTAGTCTTCCATGATGGTAATAGATGGCTGCCATGCGAAGAGTTATTGCGGCCTCAAGCTGAGTTGTGGTTAATGTCTTATTTTCAAGTAATATATAAATCCCACAGACCAAACAAAAGAGGGAAGAGGATGCTTGAAATAAAGCTGAAGATATTTTGTTATGCACTGACCTTGTTAcaactcatttattttgagtGGACTAAAGCAGGGTTCACTCTCAATGTTTGGGGATGTGAACCCATTTTGTATAAGGTACTGTATGAAAATTATTGGAGCGTGGTATTATTTGaccttttatttcagtttttagaaagaaaaaaaacagcagacttTAAGATAAGTTTACCAACCTAAACCTTAATGTTTAATTCTAATACGTTGATGGAATAATAATTTTATCCCAACAGTCCCTAATCCATTATTCCATTCAAgtgcaaatattttttataattactcAAATTGACTCTACCTCGTGGTCTCATCTATCTCATATTAATTGATATGATTAAGTGGATTCTTCCATGGTCAAACTGAATCAGCATCCCTAATGAATTAGAATCAAAATTAGAAAATTACTTTATTGGCCATAGTAGTGGCTCAAACTGACTTTTGCTTCTTTCTGTCCAGATGTCAGTGCTCATGAGTCTTCGTTACCTGCAGACGGCTGTGGAAACAGCCATGCTTCTGGAGGACCCAGAGGCTGACAGTGAGGGTTATTTGCTGGAGAAGGGTGTGAAAGAAACCATTGAGGACCTCAAAATCAAGGCCCTCACAATGCTCAAGTTTGGGCAGGTTGACCCCAACGCCGCAGAGGAGTCCTCTGAGGCTGCAGATGCcgagaaagaagagaaggatgCTCCTGCCAGTTAGAGGGGAACAAATGTTGAGCTGAGGCGAAGGGATGGTTTCTTGATTGTGTGAATAGGCAGGTGGCGGGTACAACACCTTTTGGGTTGGGACACGTTAGGCTTGATTTACAATGCAGCAGCCACAACTCCCTCGCACATGGCCAAATCAAGGCATAAATAGGGAATCTTATCAGGCCCTGCACAGACACCTAAACAATCATCTCCTCTCATGAATGTGTAACCATCAGAGAATCTGGCGAGGAGATGTGTAGTACTTTTTGTTGTAACTAGAAGAGAGTACATTCAGTTTAAAAGGGGTGTAGcgttcacacacagacacatatttaacactttttgaaaaaaagccaTCACATGATGCTGAAGTTCATCCCATGAGCACTGTATTATTCATCTCACAGCTGTAGAGTTTATACTAAACTGCAATGAAATGCTTAAGAACCTGTTAAAATGGCACATGAATTATATATTAAAGGTAGAAGTTTTTAACTGCTTTGTTGTGTTGGCTTCCATTTGTACAATAAGTCATATAAAAGAGGAGCATGGGTTATTTGAGTTCAGATAAGAGAGTTggattaagtgtgtgtgtatgtgtgtgcgcgtgaGTGTGGTGCCCTTTATGAAGCTGTCATCTTGTCTATTCTGATAGCTCGGAAACAATCTGATAATCCTGATGTGGTTAATCCCAGAATTGCTGCACAAGCAGTATCAGCACACACGCATACATGGCGACTCATACAGGAACAGACAAAGCACACTGATACAACATGTTGACAGTTATTTtataaagcaaaacatttttcgaatgctttttatttgcaaaaaatataGCATTGTGATCTGTCCTAGCTATCCACTGTGTGCTCCTTCTTCTTAAATAAAACTCTATCACAGAATAAGGTtagtgaatgttttattttagcagATAAACCACTGAAGCAGATGCCTTCAGTGGTTGCAGAAAGACATGCTTCTTAAAACAGAGATCGACAATGTGGTTTCAGGCTTAGTCGttcaattatttatattacagtaGCACAATGGGAAGTAAAAGGTTGCCTATGGTTTTCTTGTATAATTAATATTACAAAGTGAATAGCCTATACAAATCGAGAAAGgaaatatatgaatgaatgactattcatttaaaaaagcaaacaaacaaaatatttactaTTTCTAATTGGTCAGTTCTACAAATTTAAGATTCCTTGCAATTAAGTGAAAGATGACACCATATGTGTTCATACAAAGGAGTCCACACTATTGTATACCATTATTGATAAATTAGAGCATCAGGTTAGATATTGAGAGATAATTACGTTTTTATGACAACAATAAATCAAC contains:
- the rom1b gene encoding LOW QUALITY PROTEIN: rod outer segment membrane protein 1b (The sequence of the model RefSeq protein was modified relative to this genomic sequence to represent the inferred CDS: inserted 1 base in 1 codon), which encodes MVLLKINFTLERRVHLAQGLWLMSWMAVMXGGVIFCLGVYLKTELLRRAEVMDNTEIHVVPNILMMVGLASIGTNWVASRVCQDSLDPTRFPRWKVPLLAWFAVAALICCLLIAVVVLSYALQGSLEESLKVGLRNGIRFYKDTDVPGRCFQKETIDRLQMEFRCCGNNNFKDWFEVQWVSNRYLNFTSKEVKDRIRSNVDGRYLLDGIPFSCCNPTSPRPCLRYHLTDNNAHFNYDYHSEELNLYNRGCRQALTDYYIQLMNSTGPGVLSVILIQMSVLMSLRYLQTAVETAMLLEDPEADSEGYLLEKGVKETIEDLKIKALTMLKFGQVDPNAAEESSEAADAEKEEKDAPAS